A segment of the Candidatus Paceibacterota bacterium genome:
CCATGTTCCTTGTAGCCGTCCGGCGACGCCTCAATCAGCACCACGGTGCCCTTGTCCTCCGCCCGCAGGTAGAACCGGCCATCGGCATAGACAAGTGAGCCCTTGCGGAGCTCATTGTGCTGCCATTTGAGCGCGCCCGTCTTGAAGTCCTGGCAGGTCCAGCCTTTGCTATCAGCATGGCCGTAGACAAAGCCTCCGACCTTGATTACACCACCGTGCTTGTTGTCCATTACCTGGTTGGCATAGACCTGCTCCGCGCTGAACTTGCCCGCGACCTCGCTGATTTTGAACAGGTTGCAACCAACGCCGTAGCCGGAGCTGACATAAACGCAGCCGTCACCGTAGATTGGATTCGGGATGACCGCCGTGCGACCTTTGCGCGGAGCGCGCCAGAGCACTTTGCCGTCCGTCGCGGCGACCCCCACTACGCTCTCCGCCGTCAGTTGAATGTACTGCCGCACACCGCCGATCTCCGCCACAATGAGGGACGAGTAATGTGGCGAGTCGGTGAAGCCCTTGCTGCGCCAGATCAACGCCCCGCTCTTCTTGTTCAGCGCGACGATTGCCCCCTCCATACCGCCAGGGGTGACCACCACCTTGTCGCCGTCCATGAGCGGGGATTCGGAAAAGC
Coding sequences within it:
- a CDS encoding PQQ-like beta-propeller repeat protein — translated: MQKGFTGLRANLAGTALVLSLAAAAQAAPGDWPQFRGPNRDGASAETGLLRELPPGGPPLAWKATGLGIGYSTVSVLGNRVYTIGDDNEASSVVALNATDGKRVWSAKLGKVGAPGMPAFEGPRATPTLEGDLLVAVGQWGEIVCFEAAQGKELWRKDYARDFGGKRPQWGFSESPLMDGDKVVVTPGGMEGAIVALNKKSGALIWRSKGFTDSPHYSSLIVAEIGGVRQYIQLTAESVVGVAATDGKVLWRAPRKGRTAVIPNPIYGDGCVYVSSGYGVGCNLFKISEVAGKFSAEQVYANQVMDNKHGGVIKVGGFVYGHADSKGWTCQDFKTGALKWQHNELRKGSLVYADGRFYLRAEDKGTVVLIEASPDGYKEHGRFEQPDRSDKKAWPHPVIAHGRLYLRDMDTLLCYDIRAR